From the genome of Toxoplasma gondii ME49 chromosome XII, whole genome shotgun sequence:
CATCAACGCATGTAGCTGCGTGCAGGTATTTTCTGAGACGTCaatctttcttctctcctgttttctctctcttctccttccttctgtcctgtttcctctctcttctcctttcttctctcctgtttcctctctcttctcctttcttctctccttttgctctctcttctcctttcttctctcctgtttcctctctcttctcctttcttctctcctgtttcctctctcttctcctttcttctctccttttgctctctcttctcctttcttctctcctgtttcctctctcttctcctttcttctctcctgtttcctctctcttctcctttcttttctcctgttttctctctcttcgcctgtcaCACTTTACgccatttctctcttcgtttgccctgcgtcctctctctgtcggtgCCTCGGCTTCGCGGCGGCCTCGGGAGTGTTTACGCAGCTTGGGTTGCATGTTCTCCTGGGTCTCTATGGGGTCCCTCCCcgagggaggaaacgagtACCACGTCAAGGGCGGTTCGCGCCTCTGGTTCTTGTGTTTCTACAGCAGCAAGTCGTTTTGCATCTTTTTCCAGCAGcgctcctctttctgttttcgtcGGCTTCCAGTGTGCGTCGTTGCTTCtcctgtttcgtctcctccaggaactttctttctttttccttcacGGGGGAGTTGAGGCCTTGGCCCATCctgcagtgcatgcgttcggtGCCTCCCCACATTCAGCAGCCAGACTACGCACTCTCGGGCGTCCCTCAGTCCGAACTCGACTCTCGACGGAAAAGCAACGTCCACGTTCACTCTGAGGAGGAAATCCAGGTGAGGTGTACAGCGACCTGGGGACACAGAGCGGCGCGCCGAACTGGAAGACGCGCCTTTCGGCTCAGGCCTCCATGGCCGCCTcggcgtttctccgctgcgtttctccgctgcgtttcgtctttccGTTCTGTCGCGTATTGgggcttctccttcctcgtcggaGGCTCCGTTCTCGGTGTCACCTCCGTTTCGCCTGCAGCCttgtgcgtctcttctctctgcttttcgatGTTCTTCCActgcttctcctgcgtcCGCGGTTCGCCAGGGGCCTCCGGCCTGGACGGAGCCTCTTGTACATCGTCCATTCTTTGAATTTCGTCCATTTTTTGGATTTCGTCCTTGTCCTTGCCTGTGTCCGCGGGTCGttttcgtcgctcttctgcgACTGCGGTGTCCTCGAGTTCTCGACATTTGCTCGACCATTTCACAGGTCGAACGTTGACGCTGTCTACGCGTTCGATGGCTCTCCGACGttctgcagcgtctgcgAGAGACATGCCTCCTGGGCCGCCGAGCCTTGGACTACGCGCACAGCCTCGTGAAGCCCGGCGTCACGACAGAGGAAATAGATGCGaaggtgcatgcattcatTGTGGACAATGGAGGATACCCTTCCCCCCTGAACTATCAACAATTTCCGAAGTCCTGCTGCACTTCCGTCAACGAAGTCATTTGTCACGGCATCCCGGACTTCCGGTAAGAACTGAAGCTGTCTCATGTCCGGTATCGACAGGTCTCCATACGTCCACTTTCCTCTCGTCCTAAAGCATCTGTAtgcttgtgtctctctgcgtctctctgccctaCCTATACCTCTGTCTGTCCATCTGGAATTACGTTACGTTTTTACGGACCTAACGTTATCACTCTGTGTGAGTCCATCTGCCTACTTACATGTCAACTTGCATATCTAACTGTGCCCGTGTATTTACTCATCAATCTACTTGTTTGTCTGTATCTACCAGCATCTATCTGTGACTCTCTacctgcgtcgctctcctgcTTTTCATCTACCTtttctatctatctgtctttTGTACTGTGGGATCCATGTATCTATGATTATATACAGCGATACATGTCCACATCAAGTTACGCATCAGTCTGTCCATCTGAACTGTATGTACCTTCACTGAAATGTGAATGCGTATATACgggcatatatatataaatgcatttATGTAGGACTGTATACGTATGTGCAGAAAGAGCGGTATTTTCGTTTTGTGCCCCGTTGTAGGCGCATTGGTTTCGTTTTGCATGCTTGTGCAACGGACGTTGTATCCTCACATGATGTGTACATTGGCCTTTAAGAtgcatgcgaagaaaaagatttcttgtctctcgttctgcaCCTCTGTGCGAACGCGTTTGCGTCTCCCATCAGGGTAAATGCCCCTAGGCAAGTATCCACACATATCCGGTATCCTTTCCCCTCTAAAAACCATTTTGTCGTAGcgtatgcatatttatatgcgTCTGAAGAGAGCCTACCTGCGCTCATCTAtcataatatatatatatatatatatacatatatatatgtatatttatatttgcGTGCGGTGCGCGCTGAAGAGGTATGCGTTGCATGACCTGTTCGGAAgactcggagacagcggggTCGTCTGCGGAGTCTGTACACCCCGTCGCGTTagtgtctgtttcttgcgGCGCTTCAGACCTCTTCAAGACGGAGACATTGTGAACATAGACATCACAGTTTTCTTCAAGGGCATGCACGGAGATTTGAACGAAACGTACTGCGTTGGCGACAATGTCGACGAAGACAGCAAACGCCTCATAAAAGGCGCCTACGAGTGCCTCATGGAGGCTGTTAAGCAGGTTCGCGAAAGCACCGACCCGGctctcgggtgtatgtacacctggtCAGAGCGAAGCGCCTCCCCCTGTTCACTTTCCACGCAGCCGGAGCTTACTTGATTTCTCCAACTCTCGCTGCTGTCGTCTCTGCGCCAAGCAGTGACATTTCCCTGCTCTCTGTGGTTGCACTAATCTACCTGTGACGGAATCCAGGcaatgtatacatatatatatatatatatatatctgtatatatctgtatatctatatatatatatgtatatatatctgtacatatatctatatatctatatatatatatgtatatatctgtatatatatatatatatatctgtatatatatatatatatatatgtatatatctgtatatatatctatatatgtatatatatatatatatatctgtatgtatatggGGTGTATGTAAACCTATGGCCGCGTGTTGTGGTTCCTCTCTGACTACAAGGAGGCCTGTCGCTCTGgttttctcccttcgtcttcacGTTTCTTTACCGAGCGttcctcgcgtttttcctctgtcctTTCCCCACAGTGCCGGCCCGGCATGATGTACCGCGACGTGGGCCGCATCGTCTCCGATGTCGCTGACAAGTACAAgtgagaaaacgcagaacggAGACTCTGTGTGTGCGTCACGTCCTGCGCGCTTCCGCGCTACTCTTTCCTTCACTCGGTCTTGCCCGGCAGTCtccgtttgtttctctctttcgattTCTTGCCGTCGTTCCCCATGCGCTGCAGCATGCCTTTACACGTCCGTCGCCTCCGCTTCCTCAGCCTTGTGCTGCTGAACTGGCGTTCCACGTCTGCGAGGAACCTGCGCGAGGCTCGACGGTACAGTCTTCCCTCCTTCCGATGCCTGTCGTTCTGTCTTTGATTCTGCCTGGAGCTGGCGGCTCTCgatctcgcgtctctccgtccgGGATCGCCGCGCCTTCTGTCCGTTCTCCAGCTGTCCTCTGTCGCAGTTCTCGGTTCACTGCTTGCCTCTGGACTTTGTTGACTCTGCCAGCCTCTCGGTCGTTCGGTCGTACTGCGGCCATGGCATCGGCGAACTCTTCCATACGACGCCAAACATTCCTCACTAtcgaagaaacaaagcagTAAGACCCAGCTCCGGCATGTCTGCCAAGCTCGCAGCAGAGGGAGCAGTGACCCTGTGAATTCGCTTTAGCAACTCGAAGAGAGCCTGGCGTATGGAGGTCCGACGTCAGACTCGAGAAGCGGCGGGGGGTCCTCAGATTCGACCTGAGTTTCCAAACTCCGTTCTCACCACGT
Proteins encoded in this window:
- a CDS encoding methionine aminopeptidase (encoded by transcript TGME49_248850); translated protein: MVDTAASADSARAPGDQVRCEGCAREVKPELLCPTCVKLGIQSSYFCSQSCFKENWKKHKDVHAVFKLLQKKNQEAETSAETDLAKFNPQDRNTWRNDPHLRNFLSFSFTGELRPWPILQCMRSVPPHIQQPDYALSGVPQSELDSRRKSNVHVHSEEEIQRLRETCLLGRRALDYAHSLVKPGVTTEEIDAKVHAFIVDNGGYPSPLNYQQFPKSCCTSVNEVICHGIPDFRPLQDGDIVNIDITVFFKGMHGDLNETYCVGDNVDEDSKRLIKGAYECLMEAVKQCRPGMMYRDVGRIVSDVADKYNLSVVRSYCGHGIGELFHTTPNIPHYRRNKAIGVMKPGHVFTIEPMINAGKSGDLLWPDNWTACTIDGRRSAQFEHTLLVTETGVEILTKRLPCSPPLDFDASAYDNL